The bacterium genome includes a window with the following:
- a CDS encoding lytic transglycosylase domain-containing protein, translating into MQKVVRRIRIWAGILLVAALWPVGPAGAAAPDPQGLLRAGISAYRAGAPVHALQSFAEAAAKAPGDALPALWAGVAAAGAGKWKDSRAYLLEALRRPHTPDEGRLAEVWLGRLDAFETHVSTTGTTATRIASLAFASNPRLSWSQARWLGLAVETASRHQGLDPWLLASVIYIESRFNHQSVSWAGAMGLGQLMPGTARAAGVDPKDPWQNMLGSAAILRWNYLEFRDWQLALAAYNAGSDAVHRYGGIPPYAETQWYVRAVLWVYSQVRRPA; encoded by the coding sequence ATGCAGAAGGTCGTTCGACGGATACGGATATGGGCGGGGATCCTTCTCGTGGCGGCCTTGTGGCCCGTCGGGCCTGCGGGCGCCGCCGCTCCAGACCCTCAGGGCCTGCTGCGGGCCGGCATCAGCGCATACCGCGCCGGGGCTCCGGTCCACGCCCTGCAGTCATTTGCCGAGGCCGCGGCAAAAGCGCCCGGGGACGCGCTGCCCGCGCTCTGGGCGGGGGTCGCGGCGGCCGGCGCGGGGAAGTGGAAGGACTCTCGCGCATATCTGCTCGAGGCGCTGCGGCGCCCGCACACCCCTGACGAGGGCCGGCTTGCAGAGGTATGGCTCGGGCGGCTCGACGCGTTTGAGACCCACGTGTCCACGACGGGGACTACCGCGACACGGATCGCCTCCCTGGCCTTTGCCAGCAACCCACGTCTATCGTGGAGTCAGGCGCGCTGGCTCGGCCTCGCGGTCGAGACCGCCTCTCGCCATCAGGGGCTCGACCCCTGGCTGCTCGCGTCGGTGATCTACATTGAAAGCCGGTTCAACCACCAATCGGTCAGCTGGGCGGGCGCGATGGGACTGGGGCAGCTCATGCCGGGGACGGCACGGGCGGCCGGCGTCGATCCCAAGGACCCCTGGCAGAACATGCTGGGCTCCGCGGCGATTCTCCGATGGAACTACCTCGAGTTCAGGGATTGGCAGCTCGCGCTCGCAGCGTACAACGCGGGCAGCGACGCGGTGCATCGGTATGGCGGGATTCCGCCGTACGCCGAAACCCAATGGTACGTGCGCGCCGTGCTCTGGGTGTACAGTCAGGTGCGGCGTCCCGCCTAG
- a CDS encoding glutamine amidotransferase gives MPVLRVCHLYPDLLNLYGDRGNIMVLAQRARWRGLAVSVTEVGLGAVVDPDDADLFFIGGGEDRQQRIAADDLCRVKRSALEDAVAGGAVVLAVCGGYQLAGRFYRPAEGEELPGVGLLDLWTEHPGPGARRLIGNLVITVDGMDEPLIGFENHGGRTHLGPGARPLGRVMSGFGNNGEDGWEGAVSRRVYGTYLHGPLLPKNPAFADRLIREALERRHPGVTLPPLPNDVEIRARAVMLARLRNAAG, from the coding sequence ATGCCTGTGCTTCGAGTCTGCCATTTGTATCCGGACCTCTTGAATCTGTACGGCGATCGCGGGAACATCATGGTCCTGGCGCAACGCGCCCGGTGGCGCGGGCTCGCCGTCTCGGTGACCGAAGTGGGCCTGGGCGCGGTGGTGGATCCCGATGACGCGGACCTGTTTTTCATCGGCGGAGGGGAAGATCGCCAGCAGCGGATCGCCGCCGATGATCTCTGCCGCGTCAAACGGAGCGCGCTCGAGGATGCCGTGGCGGGCGGCGCGGTGGTGCTCGCCGTGTGCGGCGGGTATCAGTTGGCCGGTCGGTTCTACCGCCCTGCCGAAGGGGAAGAGTTGCCCGGAGTGGGCCTCCTGGATCTCTGGACCGAGCACCCCGGACCTGGCGCCCGCCGCCTGATCGGCAACCTGGTCATCACCGTCGACGGCATGGACGAGCCGCTCATCGGATTCGAGAACCACGGCGGACGCACGCACTTGGGCCCAGGGGCCCGCCCCCTGGGTCGGGTCATGAGCGGGTTTGGGAACAACGGCGAAGATGGATGGGAGGGCGCCGTCTCACGGCGAGTTTACGGCACATATCTGCATGGTCCCCTCCTCCCGAAGAATCCGGCGTTCGCCGATCGCCTCATTCGCGAAGCGCTTGAGCGTCGGCATCCGGGAGTGACGCTTCCGCCCCTCCCGAATGACGTGGAGATTCGGGCCCGCGCGGTGATGCTTGCGAGATTGCGCAACGCCGCCGGCTAA
- a CDS encoding sugar phosphate isomerase/epimerase family protein → MELGLSTSILGPGAIPDGLAILAAHGVPWVEIHGYMREEFDFSDPALIDATRRALDHHGLRLWACHSPAYPPLDVASSDLDLRLRSCAAMEEAMRVSADLGARVFVCDAARPHVDDSPAQVTARRKVYADSLRRLLGGASRLGIRFAIENQPRGGARFVSSEDFFRLEAEHDLVGLGACWDTGHGWIAGQGPEVACRLGARLLTLHIHDNDGQRDLHWIPTTGGIAWTLFPPCLRRIGYTGPFMMELVPPKPRTPEALHRSIDAAVEAYRRLVQTA, encoded by the coding sequence ATGGAGTTGGGTCTGTCGACGAGCATCCTCGGTCCGGGGGCGATCCCGGATGGGCTCGCCATTCTTGCGGCCCACGGCGTTCCATGGGTCGAAATCCACGGGTACATGCGAGAGGAGTTCGACTTCAGCGACCCGGCGCTCATCGACGCCACGCGGCGGGCGCTGGACCATCATGGTCTTCGCCTGTGGGCCTGCCACAGCCCGGCGTACCCACCGCTCGACGTCGCGTCGTCCGACCTCGATCTCCGGCTTCGATCCTGCGCGGCGATGGAAGAGGCCATGCGGGTCTCCGCGGATCTCGGCGCCCGCGTCTTTGTGTGCGATGCCGCGCGGCCGCACGTGGATGATTCGCCTGCGCAGGTCACCGCGCGGCGAAAGGTCTATGCGGACAGCCTACGCCGGCTGCTCGGCGGTGCGTCCCGGCTCGGCATCCGTTTCGCGATCGAAAACCAGCCGCGCGGTGGGGCCCGCTTCGTCTCTTCAGAGGACTTTTTCCGCCTGGAGGCGGAGCACGACCTCGTCGGGCTGGGCGCGTGTTGGGATACCGGGCACGGCTGGATCGCGGGACAGGGACCGGAGGTGGCGTGCCGGCTCGGCGCCCGCCTGCTGACCCTTCACATCCACGATAACGACGGTCAGCGGGACCTCCACTGGATCCCCACAACCGGCGGGATTGCGTGGACGCTGTTCCCGCCGTGTCTGCGCCGCATCGGCTACACCGGTCCGTTCATGATGGAGTTGGTGCCGCCGAAGCCACGGACCCCCGAGGCGCTCCACCGCTCGATCGACGCTGCCGTCGAGG
- a CDS encoding MFS transporter: MAELGFATVVPLLPLYLKERLGASATLVGMVVATFAAVETVFKTTWGSLADRIGRRPVIVWGLLLASTAPVLMTLLRSAWLFVPLRVIDGMGSAALWPAAAAVMADRTAGERRATAMGTLNMFFLLGLALGPSLGLFVSGFLGGYVWGFYLASLLLLGAAGLAALFFRDGEPHRDTLRHVVPGVWASGFIRGVRQSPLLLSMLLVAFVQMVGVGLLVPILVIYAHEVVQLSDQLIGTLFLVLVLAVAVASVPGGRMADRIGRPRTVLWGMAMASAGMWLLPFAGRGNLPVLGAAALLLGGSYAISSPAWLALMSEAAPRGSTGMVMGASETAQGAGLVIGPLMGGILYDSFGPQTPFVASAALLTVGTVLAFLALRAHMAPPS, translated from the coding sequence ATGGCGGAGCTCGGATTCGCGACCGTCGTCCCCCTGCTGCCGCTGTACCTCAAGGAGCGCCTCGGCGCCAGCGCGACGCTCGTGGGCATGGTGGTCGCGACCTTCGCCGCCGTGGAGACGGTGTTCAAGACGACGTGGGGGAGTCTGGCGGACCGGATCGGGCGCCGCCCGGTCATCGTCTGGGGGCTACTCCTGGCGAGCACGGCCCCGGTGCTCATGACCCTGCTCCGCTCGGCTTGGTTGTTCGTGCCGCTCAGGGTGATCGACGGGATGGGGAGCGCGGCGTTGTGGCCTGCCGCGGCGGCGGTGATGGCGGACCGCACCGCAGGGGAGCGCCGCGCGACCGCCATGGGAACGCTCAACATGTTCTTTCTCTTGGGCCTGGCCCTCGGCCCGAGCCTCGGGTTGTTCGTCTCCGGCTTCCTCGGCGGCTACGTGTGGGGCTTCTACCTGGCCAGCCTGCTCCTGCTCGGGGCCGCCGGCCTCGCGGCCCTGTTCTTTCGAGACGGCGAGCCACACCGCGACACCCTTCGTCACGTGGTCCCCGGCGTGTGGGCGAGCGGATTCATCCGGGGGGTCCGGCAATCCCCACTGCTCCTCTCGATGCTCCTGGTCGCGTTTGTGCAGATGGTCGGCGTGGGCCTGCTCGTTCCCATCCTTGTGATCTACGCCCACGAGGTCGTGCAGCTGAGCGACCAGCTGATCGGCACGCTGTTTCTGGTGTTGGTCTTGGCGGTGGCGGTGGCCTCGGTCCCCGGGGGAAGAATGGCCGACCGAATTGGCCGGCCGCGCACCGTCCTCTGGGGGATGGCCATGGCGAGCGCGGGCATGTGGCTTCTCCCCTTCGCCGGGCGCGGCAATCTCCCGGTCCTGGGAGCGGCGGCGCTGCTCCTCGGCGGGAGTTACGCGATCTCGTCTCCGGCGTGGCTCGCGTTGATGAGTGAGGCGGCGCCGCGTGGGAGCACGGGGATGGTGATGGGGGCGTCGGAGACCGCGCAGGGGGCCGGCCTGGTGATCGGCCCGCTCATGGGGGGCATCCTCTATGACAGTTTCGGGCCGCAGACCCCGTTCGTCGCAAGCGCGGCCCTGCTCACAGTAGGAACCGTCCTCGCCTTCCTCGCGCTTCGGGCTCACATGGCACCCCCATCGTAA